In one window of Microbispora sp. ZYX-F-249 DNA:
- a CDS encoding helix-turn-helix domain-containing protein, which produces MDVMQVLGHPVRLRVVQALAGGRVLTTSQLCERISDVHKATVYRHVGALADAGVLEVDGEHRVRGAVERRYRLRERVVIDAGTVAAMSPEDHRRTFATAMAALISEFDAYLGLEGADPVADEVGYRQHVLWLSREERAEMIEELRAVIVARMRNEPAPHRRRHLLSPILFPVETPTPDAGA; this is translated from the coding sequence ATGGACGTGATGCAGGTGCTCGGGCATCCGGTGCGGCTGCGCGTCGTGCAGGCTCTCGCCGGTGGGCGGGTTCTCACGACCTCGCAGCTGTGCGAGCGCATATCGGACGTGCACAAGGCGACCGTCTACCGCCACGTCGGCGCGCTCGCCGACGCCGGCGTGCTGGAGGTGGACGGCGAGCACCGGGTGCGCGGCGCGGTGGAACGGCGCTACCGGCTGCGCGAGCGCGTGGTGATCGACGCCGGCACGGTGGCGGCGATGTCGCCGGAGGACCACAGGCGCACCTTCGCCACGGCGATGGCCGCGCTGATCTCCGAGTTCGACGCCTATCTCGGTCTGGAGGGCGCCGATCCGGTGGCCGACGAAGTGGGCTACCGGCAGCACGTGCTGTGGCTCAGCCGGGAGGAACGCGCCGAGATGATCGAGGAGTTGCGTGCGGTGATCGTCGCGCGGATGAGGAACGAGCCCGCGCCACACCGCCGGCGGCACCTGCTCAGCCCGATCCTGTTCCCGGTCGAGACGCCCACCCCGGACGCCGGGGCGTGA